GCGTCATCGTCGGTCGGGGCAACCAGCTTGGCGAACCGATTCCCATCTCTGCGGCCGACGAGCACATCTTCGGCTTGTGTTTGCTCAACGATTGGTCGGCGCGGGACATTCAGGCGTGGGAGTACCAGCCGCTAGGGCCGTTTCTTTCCAAAAGCTTTGCGACGAGCGTCGCGCCGTGGATTGTGACGCGGGAGGCGCTGGCGCCGTTTCGGTGCGCGGCGTACGCCCGGCCGGAGGGCGATCCCGCACCGCTTGATTACCTGCTGGACGAGACCGATCAGGCGCAGGGTGGCTTTGATGTAACGCTGGAAGTGGAACTCTCAACGGTGCGTATGCGCGAGGCGGGACTGCCGCCCATGCGGTTGAGTCAAAGCCGGCTGGCCGACCTCTATTGGACGCCAGCGCAAATGCTGGCGCATCACACAAGCAACGGATGCAACTTGCAGCCAGGCGACCTGTTGGGCAGCGGCACGGTGTCGGGACCAACGAAGGATGCGCGTGGTTGCCTGTTGGAACTGACTTGGCGCGGCACAGAGCCGCTGGCGCTGCCTTCCGGCGAGACGCGCACGTTTCTGGAAGACGGCGACGAGGTTGTGTTACGCGGCTTTTGCTTGCGGGAGGGCTTCCGGCGGATTGGGTTCGGCGAGTGTCGCGGACGGATTACGGCGTAGCCGGCCGGTCAGGCGGCTGTTTGCGGCGCATGGCCGGGCGAGGTTGTTTCGTCGCTGGCCGAGATCATGGTCATAAGCGGCGGCCTGATCGGCAAGCGGCACCGAAGCGCGACGACGCCCTTAGGTGAGCGCCGCCGTGCAGAAGTCCGGCTAAGGACTGCTGGGTTGCATAGGCGCAACCGGGCTTGCCGTTGCCATCCAGCGCAAGCAAATTGGCCGT
The Chloracidobacterium sp. DNA segment above includes these coding regions:
- the fahA gene encoding fumarylacetoacetase, with the translated sequence MTTDFTHDAARQSWVAAANAPDTDFPIQNLPFGRFSEPSQPSPRIGVAIGDQVLDVTRLAAALTADEAGEAHPCFQACATGDLAAVCALPPQQVAAVRRWLSNALWDAAPDADANRARLSPFLLPQAAVTLHRPLDFKNYTDFYASVFHATNVGAMFRPENPLLPNYKYVPIGYHGRASSVVVSGTPIRRPHGQTRPDPTAPPVFGPSRLLDYELEVGVIVGRGNQLGEPIPISAADEHIFGLCLLNDWSARDIQAWEYQPLGPFLSKSFATSVAPWIVTREALAPFRCAAYARPEGDPAPLDYLLDETDQAQGGFDVTLEVELSTVRMREAGLPPMRLSQSRLADLYWTPAQMLAHHTSNGCNLQPGDLLGSGTVSGPTKDARGCLLELTWRGTEPLALPSGETRTFLEDGDEVVLRGFCLREGFRRIGFGECRGRITA